In one window of Candidatus Thermoplasmatota archaeon DNA:
- a CDS encoding inorganic phosphate transporter, producing MELLGLAAITIILTLGFDFVNGFHDSANSIATIVATKVLSPIAAVSMAAVFNFVGIVVGQEVAKTVGKGIIDTDIVFEHGVLLVFCAVMGALIWDLITWWFGIPTSSSHALVGGLIGAGGAVAGLDAIVWGGTLKTSSFIVISPLAGLTAAFLLMILVMWIARGFTRTLVNKWFRKLQLGSSAFYSFTHGTNDAQKGMGVITLILLINAPGASGSSEFVVPLWVMVACHLSISLGTFFGGWRIVKTMASRITKLDPYQGFCAETGGAIMLFATAKLGIPVSTTHTISGGIMGVGATRRLSAVRWGVGRKIVMAWILTIPASATIAGALFLILLGLGF from the coding sequence CACGACTCAGCGAACTCCATAGCGACCATAGTCGCCACAAAGGTGTTGTCACCGATCGCGGCCGTGAGCATGGCCGCAGTATTCAACTTCGTCGGCATCGTCGTCGGTCAGGAGGTCGCCAAGACCGTTGGCAAGGGCATAATCGACACAGACATCGTCTTTGAGCACGGCGTCCTGCTGGTGTTCTGCGCCGTCATGGGGGCGCTCATCTGGGACCTCATCACGTGGTGGTTCGGCATCCCGACCTCCAGCAGCCACGCGCTTGTCGGTGGTCTCATAGGAGCGGGCGGCGCAGTGGCTGGTTTGGATGCCATAGTCTGGGGAGGCACGCTCAAGACCTCGTCTTTCATCGTGATTTCTCCGCTGGCTGGATTGACCGCCGCATTTCTGCTTATGATCCTGGTGATGTGGATTGCCAGGGGATTCACGAGAACTCTCGTGAATAAGTGGTTCAGAAAGCTGCAGCTTGGCTCGTCCGCCTTCTACTCCTTCACGCACGGCACGAATGATGCTCAGAAGGGAATGGGAGTAATCACGCTAATACTATTGATCAACGCGCCTGGTGCTTCTGGGTCCAGCGAGTTCGTGGTACCGCTCTGGGTCATGGTGGCCTGTCACTTGTCGATCTCCCTGGGCACCTTCTTCGGCGGCTGGAGGATAGTCAAGACGATGGCGTCGAGGATCACCAAGCTGGATCCGTATCAAGGGTTCTGCGCTGAGACGGGTGGGGCAATCATGTTGTTCGCGACGGCCAAGCTGGGCATACCTGTCAGCACGACGCACACGATCTCCGGAGGCATAATGGGCGTAGGCGCGACGCGTCGTCTGTCTGCGGTCAGATGGGGTGTCGGAAGGAAGATCGTCATGGCATGGATACTCACGATCCCTGCCTCCGCGACCATTGCTGGTGCGCTGTTCCTGATCCTCTTGGGTTTGGGATTCTGA
- a CDS encoding NDP-sugar synthase, producing the protein MKAVLLVGGMGTRLRPLTYRIPKPLVPVVGKPLIMHVIDSIPREVDEVVVPVSYKKDVMEEYLLKSKPKRKITLVDEPKPMGTGGAVKNVEDHIDGQFLVINGDSISSLDIGKFIKFHRRKKGIASISLWPVDDPTPYGVVDLDKDARIRRFQEKPKREEAFSNLINAGAYALEHEVLDYIGKGFVSMEREVFPKILDKGMYGMKFDGYWIDCGRRENVLDAFWTLMGKESKTLHKKCVTEGATLRNPFIICEEAVVAGAVIGPRAYVSERAIVGLRSRVESSVVLEDARIGTGCRIVDSIVDSGVTIPDGEEVISTIVSNAVPDEKDV; encoded by the coding sequence GTGAAGGCCGTACTGCTGGTCGGAGGCATGGGCACGCGGTTGAGACCGCTGACATATCGCATTCCCAAACCACTGGTCCCTGTCGTCGGCAAACCTCTGATAATGCATGTCATCGATTCGATCCCGAGGGAAGTGGACGAGGTCGTCGTCCCCGTTAGCTACAAGAAGGACGTGATGGAGGAGTACCTTCTGAAGAGCAAGCCGAAGCGGAAGATAACGCTCGTTGACGAGCCTAAGCCTATGGGCACAGGTGGGGCCGTCAAGAATGTCGAGGACCACATAGACGGCCAGTTCCTCGTGATCAACGGCGACAGCATCTCATCGCTCGACATAGGCAAGTTCATCAAGTTCCACAGGAGGAAGAAGGGCATCGCCTCTATATCCCTCTGGCCGGTGGACGATCCCACACCCTATGGGGTTGTCGACCTCGACAAGGACGCCCGGATCAGGAGGTTCCAGGAGAAGCCCAAGCGAGAGGAGGCTTTCTCGAACCTGATAAATGCGGGCGCGTACGCGCTCGAGCATGAAGTGCTCGACTACATAGGAAAGGGCTTCGTGTCCATGGAGCGCGAGGTGTTCCCGAAGATCCTCGATAAGGGGATGTACGGTATGAAGTTCGACGGCTACTGGATAGACTGCGGCAGGCGCGAGAACGTGCTAGATGCTTTTTGGACGCTCATGGGGAAGGAATCCAAGACTCTCCACAAGAAGTGCGTGACCGAGGGTGCGACCCTGAGGAACCCGTTCATCATTTGTGAGGAAGCCGTCGTTGCAGGGGCGGTGATAGGACCTCGTGCCTATGTGTCCGAGAGAGCCATCGTTGGGCTTCGTTCCCGAGTGGAAAGCTCGGTAGTTCTTGAGGACGCCAGAATAGGCACCGGGTGCCGGATCGTAGATTCGATAGTGGATTCCGGCGTGACGATCCCCGACGGCGAAGAGGTCATATCCACCATTGTCAGCAATGCCGTGCCAGACGAGAAGGACGTCTAG
- a CDS encoding RNA-binding protein, giving the protein MVMPLSLLEKSMNKKVSLLLKDSRSLVGTLAGFDDYLNMVLEDTEETYGENVKRLGTVILRGNNVVSISPL; this is encoded by the coding sequence ATGGTGATGCCTCTAAGTTTGTTAGAGAAATCCATGAACAAGAAGGTCTCGCTCCTGCTGAAAGACAGCAGGTCTCTCGTAGGCACACTCGCTGGCTTCGACGACTATCTGAACATGGTTCTTGAGGACACGGAGGAGACGTACGGCGAGAACGTGAAGCGCCTGGGCACCGTCATTCTCCGCGGGAACAACGTCGTAAGCATCTCGCCCCTCTGA
- a CDS encoding SMC-Scp complex subunit ScpB, whose translation MKSERIVEAELFSAAKPVTVTDLQTASGLDVRTIRSALNKLIDEYNGSDRAIEIAKMGTRYAMQVKKEFSQPAARFADLKVPKDMIKTASLIAYYQPVLQSKMFDLVGNKIYDHVKQLVDLGLVKAKPKRKSIELTTTKKFIETFGIDARSRQDVKAWLEVELSKMSGKPV comes from the coding sequence GTGAAGAGCGAGAGGATAGTCGAGGCTGAGCTTTTCTCAGCCGCGAAGCCCGTGACGGTCACGGACCTGCAGACGGCTTCTGGCCTGGATGTGAGGACCATTCGGTCGGCGCTGAACAAGCTCATCGATGAGTACAACGGCTCGGACAGGGCCATCGAGATAGCCAAGATGGGCACAAGGTACGCCATGCAGGTCAAGAAGGAGTTCAGCCAACCGGCGGCGAGGTTCGCAGACCTCAAGGTGCCCAAGGACATGATCAAGACAGCTTCACTGATAGCGTACTACCAGCCGGTCCTCCAGAGCAAGATGTTCGACCTCGTTGGGAACAAGATATACGACCATGTCAAGCAGTTAGTCGACCTCGGACTCGTGAAGGCGAAGCCGAAGAGGAAGAGCATTGAGCTCACCACCACGAAGAAGTTCATAGAGACCTTCGGGATCGACGCCAGGTCAAGGCAGGATGTCAAGGCGTGGCTCGAGGTCGAGCTCTCCAAGATGTCCGGGAAGCCTGTCTAA
- the smc gene encoding chromosome segregation protein SMC, translating to MCVRHMSDFTGWDAENSIAAKLQPRHVFAFRLERKPMYLKEIELENFKSFARKTRIPLLEGYSAVTGPNGAGKSNISDGILFVLGPRSSRVIRAGKLTDLIFNGGKDKKPASETKVSLVFDNSDRLIPIDSATVKLTRVVRVSDNVEGYYSYFYVNDRRSSLGEFDNLLANAHISADGYNFVQQGDITRIVEMTNLERRRILDDISGITKFDEEIQSAEKERLAAEENINRLSIIHDELKKQMRQLDADREGALKYKDLHDTLVSSQACMVMKRKVSIEREIASVNEQITNYTAEKEKAEAKKTELEAELTEVSQELTAVEAEITERGGEEAKEIKDKIDTLRVEIARAKDSVTNSAEMIESLKEVKVAQQEDQKAVTKDLKELDDKLAPLKQTHKEKSGHLEEKRGRLTEHQDEISKSDSDLSNLQKEAIGLSVEVTTKEEKLHALNLEQDRLNERVQRLKIDIANLEETKKTYEFELKDAEWSIKELKNETKGTTQSSRKLQEEYQAKRNKERKLLEQYQDLENAIKSLTREYNQFKAEAEAVNQVRKGYNNAVSTLLEARDKGTIKGIHGTIAELAEVQDEYETAVNVSAGARMQSIVVDSDAVASDCISYLKKNKVGRATFLPLNKMIDGRPRGKAIMAAKGSIGFAIDLVKFEEKYRTAFWFVFGDTVVVKNLEEARRLMGGIRLVTLEGELAEASGAMVGGTLDKNMMKFGAPSESKIEKKAAELRTAIEESEKIQAEVAELKLSISQLETQIHDATTKDGGESVKIAVLETKKKEFETKLSSLEAELDTKNKEIADSMDLLDRTKTDLGRFQDDIEKTKKKKETKDKKLMEATPHELSKQLKELEAEIFELSNEVANLNSEIQTTTKQMELVQGRKAELEAGIQQTEDKLKELKQKGEESAEKQVQQETELKALQKMERSMGDKLNTLRTKRDSLYKKKTDTEAGIEKFHTKAQTSCDFVLSLQTKVGETEKKLQEAESELAQYSAVKLPEQVPSVEDLKITIGDCERQISTLGAVNLKAIDEYEEKRHRFDGLKDEIGQLGKQKSNLMKLVAELNDKKKLGFNKIFVGINENFKRIFAELSNGGDAELLLENEEDPLAGGLIIKARPKDKKVVRMEALSGGEKSLTALSFIFAIQAHEPSPFYLLDEVDMFLDGINAENVAKAVKRSAKNAQFIQISLRNITLREADHIIGVTMQREGISYLVMKPNIGEGADVPEQTDEQPKAEEEAS from the coding sequence TTGTGCGTCCGACACATGTCGGACTTCACGGGATGGGATGCAGAGAACAGCATTGCAGCTAAGCTCCAGCCACGCCATGTTTTCGCATTCCGCTTGGAGAGGAAACCGATGTATCTGAAGGAGATCGAGCTCGAGAACTTCAAGTCGTTCGCTCGGAAGACGAGAATCCCTCTATTGGAGGGCTACAGCGCAGTCACCGGGCCGAACGGCGCAGGCAAGTCGAACATCTCTGACGGGATCCTGTTCGTGCTGGGTCCTCGCAGCTCGAGAGTGATCAGGGCGGGAAAGCTCACTGACCTCATATTCAACGGCGGCAAGGACAAGAAGCCTGCAAGCGAGACCAAGGTGAGCCTGGTCTTCGACAACTCCGACAGGCTCATCCCGATCGATTCCGCCACGGTGAAGCTCACGCGCGTCGTGCGCGTTTCGGATAACGTGGAGGGATACTACTCTTACTTCTATGTCAATGACAGAAGGTCCTCCTTGGGTGAATTCGACAATCTCCTTGCAAATGCGCACATAAGCGCGGACGGGTACAACTTCGTCCAGCAGGGAGACATCACGAGGATAGTCGAGATGACCAACCTGGAACGCAGGCGCATACTCGACGACATATCAGGCATAACCAAGTTCGACGAGGAGATCCAGAGCGCCGAGAAGGAACGCTTGGCAGCCGAGGAGAACATCAACCGCCTGTCCATCATCCACGACGAGCTCAAGAAACAGATGAGGCAGCTGGACGCGGACCGGGAGGGCGCCCTGAAGTACAAGGACCTCCACGACACACTCGTTTCATCGCAGGCGTGCATGGTGATGAAGAGGAAGGTGTCGATCGAACGAGAGATCGCGTCCGTCAATGAGCAGATCACCAACTACACAGCCGAGAAGGAGAAGGCGGAAGCCAAGAAGACGGAGCTGGAGGCGGAGCTCACGGAGGTCAGCCAGGAGCTCACGGCCGTGGAGGCGGAGATCACCGAGCGCGGGGGCGAGGAGGCCAAGGAGATCAAGGACAAGATCGACACCCTCAGGGTGGAGATCGCCCGTGCCAAGGATTCCGTCACGAACTCCGCGGAGATGATCGAGTCGCTCAAGGAGGTCAAGGTGGCCCAGCAGGAGGACCAGAAGGCCGTCACGAAGGACCTGAAGGAGCTGGATGACAAGCTCGCGCCGCTCAAGCAGACACACAAGGAGAAGTCGGGACATCTCGAGGAGAAGCGGGGACGGCTTACCGAGCATCAGGACGAGATCTCCAAATCAGATTCCGATCTCAGCAACCTCCAGAAGGAAGCCATAGGACTGTCGGTAGAGGTCACAACGAAGGAGGAGAAGCTCCACGCGCTGAACCTCGAGCAGGACAGGCTCAACGAGCGGGTCCAGAGACTGAAGATCGACATCGCCAACCTGGAAGAGACGAAGAAGACCTACGAATTCGAGCTCAAGGACGCAGAATGGTCTATCAAGGAGCTCAAGAACGAGACGAAGGGCACGACCCAGAGCTCGAGGAAGCTCCAGGAAGAATACCAGGCGAAGAGGAACAAGGAACGGAAGCTGTTGGAGCAGTATCAGGATCTGGAGAACGCCATCAAGAGTCTCACGAGGGAGTACAACCAGTTCAAGGCGGAGGCTGAGGCAGTCAACCAGGTCAGGAAGGGCTACAACAACGCCGTGAGCACGCTCCTCGAGGCTAGGGACAAGGGCACAATCAAGGGCATCCATGGCACAATCGCGGAACTGGCTGAGGTCCAAGACGAGTATGAGACTGCGGTGAATGTCTCTGCAGGCGCCCGGATGCAGTCCATAGTTGTCGATTCAGATGCGGTCGCATCCGACTGCATCAGCTACCTCAAGAAGAACAAGGTCGGCAGGGCGACGTTCCTGCCGCTCAACAAGATGATCGATGGCAGACCGAGGGGCAAGGCGATAATGGCGGCCAAAGGCTCCATCGGATTCGCGATCGACCTTGTCAAGTTCGAGGAGAAGTACAGGACGGCTTTCTGGTTCGTCTTCGGCGACACCGTCGTCGTGAAGAACCTGGAAGAGGCCAGGAGACTGATGGGCGGGATCAGACTTGTCACATTGGAGGGCGAACTGGCAGAGGCAAGCGGCGCGATGGTCGGTGGAACGCTCGACAAGAACATGATGAAGTTCGGCGCGCCGTCGGAGAGCAAGATCGAGAAGAAGGCGGCAGAGCTCCGGACGGCCATCGAGGAGTCCGAGAAGATACAGGCGGAGGTCGCAGAGCTCAAGCTCAGCATATCTCAGTTGGAGACCCAGATCCACGATGCCACGACCAAGGACGGCGGAGAGAGCGTCAAGATAGCAGTGCTCGAGACCAAGAAGAAGGAGTTCGAGACGAAGCTATCATCACTCGAGGCGGAGCTGGATACCAAGAACAAGGAAATCGCCGACAGCATGGACCTCCTGGACAGGACGAAGACCGACCTGGGCAGGTTCCAGGACGACATCGAGAAGACCAAGAAGAAGAAGGAGACCAAGGACAAGAAGCTCATGGAGGCAACGCCCCACGAGCTCTCGAAGCAGCTGAAGGAGCTTGAGGCGGAGATCTTCGAACTGTCGAACGAGGTGGCGAACCTCAACTCGGAGATACAGACAACAACAAAGCAGATGGAGCTAGTCCAGGGCAGGAAAGCCGAGCTCGAAGCCGGCATTCAGCAAACCGAAGACAAGCTCAAGGAGCTCAAGCAGAAGGGCGAGGAGAGCGCCGAGAAGCAGGTCCAACAGGAGACCGAACTCAAGGCCCTCCAGAAGATGGAGAGGTCGATGGGTGACAAGCTTAACACCCTCAGGACCAAGCGCGATTCACTCTACAAGAAGAAGACTGACACCGAGGCCGGCATCGAGAAGTTCCACACGAAGGCTCAGACGAGCTGCGACTTCGTCCTGAGCCTCCAGACGAAGGTGGGCGAGACCGAGAAGAAGCTACAGGAGGCGGAATCAGAGCTCGCTCAGTACTCCGCGGTCAAGCTGCCCGAGCAGGTCCCGTCCGTCGAGGACCTGAAGATCACCATCGGGGACTGCGAGAGACAGATATCCACTCTCGGGGCGGTCAACCTCAAGGCGATAGACGAATACGAGGAGAAGAGACACAGGTTCGATGGGCTCAAGGACGAGATCGGCCAGCTAGGGAAACAGAAGTCCAACCTCATGAAGCTCGTGGCGGAGCTCAACGACAAGAAGAAGCTCGGGTTCAATAAGATATTCGTCGGGATCAACGAGAACTTCAAAAGGATCTTCGCCGAGCTGTCCAACGGTGGAGATGCCGAACTGTTGCTCGAGAACGAGGAGGACCCGCTCGCGGGCGGACTCATCATCAAGGCGCGGCCGAAGGACAAGAAGGTCGTCCGGATGGAGGCGTTGTCGGGCGGCGAGAAGAGCCTGACCGCGCTATCGTTCATATTCGCCATCCAGGCGCACGAGCCCTCGCCGTTCTATTTGCTGGATGAGGTCGACATGTTCCTGGACGGGATCAACGCGGAGAACGTCGCCAAGGCCGTCAAGAGGAGCGCGAAGAACGCCCAGTTCATACAGATATCCCTCAGGAACATCACGCTCAGGGAGGCGGACCACATCATAGGTGTGACGATGCAGCGCGAGGGCATATCCTACCTCGTCATGAAGCCCAACATCGGCGAGGGCGCGGACGTGCCGGAGCAGACCGATGAACAGCCGAAGGCGGAAGAGGAGGCCAGCTAG
- a CDS encoding glycosyltransferase family 4 protein — MPSTLMLLSNPYRPDPRVQLEARALISAGYQVHLLAWDREMSRPPEADEAGIHVIRLGPKAPQRAPGKILARLPRFWIRALRASRHIEFDVIHANDFDTLPLGMAISKLSGRPLLYDAHELYAKMIENEVGPISKLVWTWERRCARRADAVITVSEALAEELSAGRKDRARVVTTSQDPSVIEGTDVQAIRSRYGLRGFVVSYLGSLEPGRFVEEAVTSFTAADKITVVVAGNGTLKPMVSREALHNPAVKFIGTVDTDEALRITYASDLVIAMMDPSNSNNVVGTPGKIINAMAVGRPMLTTKGLDIAKKVEAAGCGIVIPYNKAAFIEAVIKSTSNTKSLVDMGRKGRQLYDQEYSWNRSRTELLSAYQALSRPN, encoded by the coding sequence ATGCCTTCTACCCTGATGCTGCTGTCTAATCCCTACAGGCCAGACCCTAGGGTCCAACTTGAGGCCAGGGCGCTAATCAGCGCGGGGTACCAGGTCCATCTCCTAGCCTGGGATAGGGAGATGAGCAGACCTCCGGAGGCAGATGAGGCTGGAATCCATGTCATCCGCCTAGGTCCGAAGGCTCCGCAGAGAGCTCCAGGCAAGATTCTGGCTAGGCTTCCGAGGTTCTGGATCAGGGCTTTGCGAGCAAGCAGGCACATCGAATTCGATGTCATACACGCAAATGATTTCGATACTCTCCCACTCGGTATGGCGATCTCGAAGTTGTCAGGAAGACCACTTCTCTACGATGCGCACGAGCTCTACGCAAAGATGATTGAGAATGAAGTGGGCCCGATCTCAAAGCTCGTGTGGACCTGGGAGAGGAGGTGCGCCCGGAGAGCCGATGCCGTCATAACGGTCAGCGAAGCCCTGGCTGAAGAGTTGTCCGCTGGCAGAAAGGATAGGGCGCGGGTCGTGACGACCAGTCAGGACCCGTCCGTGATCGAGGGAACAGACGTCCAGGCCATCAGAAGCAGATACGGGCTAAGAGGGTTCGTCGTGTCATACCTAGGTTCGCTCGAACCGGGCAGATTCGTTGAGGAGGCAGTCACCTCTTTCACAGCAGCGGACAAGATCACCGTCGTGGTCGCAGGGAACGGGACTCTCAAACCGATGGTGTCAAGGGAGGCTTTGCACAACCCAGCTGTGAAGTTCATAGGTACGGTCGATACGGATGAGGCACTCAGGATCACATACGCGAGCGACCTCGTTATCGCCATGATGGACCCCTCAAATTCGAACAATGTGGTTGGAACCCCTGGCAAGATCATCAACGCGATGGCGGTGGGCAGGCCGATGCTCACTACCAAGGGTTTGGACATCGCGAAGAAGGTCGAAGCGGCAGGATGCGGGATCGTCATCCCGTACAACAAGGCGGCATTCATTGAGGCTGTGATCAAGTCCACATCAAACACCAAATCGCTAGTCGACATGGGGCGAAAGGGAAGACAGCTCTACGACCAGGAGTACTCCTGGAACCGGTCCAGAACGGAGCTTCTGAGCGCATACCAGGCTCTGAGCCGGCCGAACTAG
- a CDS encoding Gfo/Idh/MocA family oxidoreductase has product MAKYNVGVIGVGYWGRKIVDEYTKVEEVSLVGVSDLDEKNLQFCAERYGVKNGFTDYKKLLAMKDLHAVNICTPNQMHYRITKEALEAGKHVLVEKPITLNSKEGKELVGLAQKKKLTLSVGHIFRFNNALHEVRRLIKEENYFGKLYLIECDWLNLEKAFPDRDVLFDLAPHMFDIQNYLTDQWPVEVSCTGGPFRRKDGEETAYVASKFKDGMISMANISWLVPKKTRQIFIAGETRSALIDAVAQKITVYESGYTKDILINPNNTIRDELIHFVQSFSDPTNETRNSGTVGVRTVELIEAAKRSMVEGKVIKV; this is encoded by the coding sequence ATGGCCAAGTACAATGTCGGTGTCATAGGCGTCGGATATTGGGGTAGGAAGATCGTCGATGAGTACACCAAGGTCGAAGAAGTCAGTCTGGTAGGCGTCTCCGACCTGGACGAGAAGAACCTCCAGTTCTGCGCGGAGAGGTACGGCGTGAAGAACGGCTTCACGGACTACAAGAAGCTCCTGGCAATGAAGGACCTCCACGCGGTCAACATATGCACTCCCAACCAGATGCACTACAGGATCACGAAGGAGGCGCTGGAGGCCGGGAAGCACGTCCTGGTGGAGAAGCCCATCACCTTGAACTCGAAGGAGGGCAAGGAGCTGGTCGGGCTCGCGCAGAAGAAGAAGCTAACGCTGTCAGTAGGCCACATCTTCAGGTTCAACAACGCCCTGCACGAGGTCAGACGCCTTATCAAGGAGGAGAACTACTTCGGGAAGCTCTACCTGATAGAGTGCGACTGGCTCAACCTTGAGAAGGCGTTTCCCGACAGGGACGTCCTATTCGACCTCGCGCCGCACATGTTCGACATCCAAAACTATCTAACGGACCAGTGGCCGGTCGAGGTGAGCTGCACGGGTGGGCCGTTCAGAAGGAAGGATGGCGAGGAAACGGCCTATGTCGCATCCAAGTTCAAGGACGGCATGATCTCCATGGCGAACATCTCCTGGCTGGTGCCCAAGAAGACCAGGCAGATATTCATCGCGGGCGAGACGAGGTCCGCCCTGATCGATGCAGTCGCTCAGAAGATCACCGTATACGAGAGCGGCTACACAAAGGACATCCTGATCAACCCGAACAACACGATAAGAGACGAACTCATACACTTCGTGCAGTCGTTCAGCGACCCTACGAACGAGACCAGGAACAGCGGGACCGTCGGCGTAAGGACGGTCGAGCTGATCGAGGCTGCGAAGAGATCCATGGTCGAGGGAAAGGTAATCAAGGTCTGA
- a CDS encoding DegT/DnrJ/EryC1/StrS family aminotransferase — MKVPIAQPVMTEKMIEAAANALRNERLTLGESVFKFEEAFAKMCGSKYAIAVSSGTASLQLALQAYGLKAGDRVVTPAMSFVATTNAFVPFCAVPDFADVLEKDYTIDPAKLKAALDQKTKAVMPVHLYGHVAAMDEINEIAKKNNIVVIEDACQAHGARYKGNTAGNLADAGCFSFYPTKNMHVGGDGGMITTNDDKVADACQRMRHCGRKKGSNYEHDIIGYTYRLNSANAAVGIEQLKMLPEWNDKRRVAAKMYDQMLKGVGDLVLPPGPTSDVTPVYHLYTMRTKTRYELKAHLDGKGVGVGLNYEIPIHLQPIYKQMFGFKEGMLPVTEKCCKEVIAIPMFADITQDQIKYVVDCVKEFYDK, encoded by the coding sequence ATGAAGGTTCCAATCGCTCAACCAGTCATGACCGAAAAGATGATTGAGGCCGCGGCGAACGCCCTCAGGAACGAGAGGCTGACGCTCGGCGAGAGCGTCTTCAAGTTCGAAGAGGCATTCGCGAAGATGTGCGGGTCGAAGTACGCAATCGCAGTCAGCTCAGGAACAGCCTCGCTCCAGCTGGCACTGCAGGCCTACGGACTCAAGGCCGGGGACAGGGTCGTGACGCCTGCCATGTCTTTCGTCGCGACTACGAACGCATTCGTTCCATTCTGTGCAGTGCCGGATTTCGCCGACGTACTGGAGAAGGATTACACGATCGATCCCGCGAAGCTGAAGGCCGCGCTCGACCAGAAGACCAAGGCCGTCATGCCCGTCCACCTCTACGGACATGTCGCGGCGATGGACGAGATCAACGAAATCGCGAAGAAGAACAACATAGTGGTCATCGAGGATGCCTGCCAAGCGCACGGCGCCCGCTACAAGGGAAATACTGCAGGCAACCTGGCGGACGCAGGATGCTTCTCATTCTATCCGACCAAGAACATGCACGTGGGTGGCGACGGAGGCATGATCACGACCAACGACGACAAGGTCGCTGACGCGTGCCAGAGGATGAGGCACTGCGGCCGCAAGAAGGGGAGCAACTACGAGCACGACATCATCGGATACACTTACAGGCTCAACTCGGCCAACGCGGCGGTCGGCATCGAGCAGCTAAAGATGCTGCCCGAGTGGAACGACAAGAGGCGCGTGGCGGCCAAGATGTACGACCAGATGCTCAAGGGCGTGGGAGACCTGGTGCTCCCGCCGGGCCCGACGAGCGATGTGACGCCTGTGTACCACCTGTACACCATGAGGACGAAGACGCGGTACGAGCTCAAGGCCCACCTCGACGGCAAAGGTGTGGGCGTCGGACTTAACTACGAGATACCGATTCACCTTCAGCCGATCTACAAGCAGATGTTCGGTTTCAAGGAGGGCATGCTCCCGGTGACGGAGAAGTGCTGCAAGGAGGTCATCGCCATCCCGATGTTCGCGGACATCACGCAGGACCAGATCAAGTACGTTGTCGATTGCGTCAAGGAGTTCTACGACAAGTAG
- a CDS encoding N-acetyltransferase: MAKYYSIEDVDVGEDTIVREFVNLYGCKIGKSCRIAAYVEIQRGVKIGDRCKIEAFAFIPTGVTIEDEVFIGPHACFTNDKVPKAVGDWEVTPTLVKKGASIGANATIVCGVTIGENALVAAGAVVTKNVPANAIVGGVPAKKIGSRGADKRKPNKGKGKR, translated from the coding sequence ATGGCCAAGTACTACAGCATTGAGGACGTGGACGTTGGAGAAGACACTATCGTGCGGGAATTCGTGAATCTGTATGGGTGCAAGATCGGCAAGAGCTGCAGGATCGCCGCCTATGTCGAGATTCAGCGCGGGGTCAAGATAGGCGACAGGTGCAAGATCGAAGCCTTCGCGTTCATCCCGACGGGAGTGACGATCGAGGACGAGGTCTTCATCGGACCGCACGCGTGCTTCACCAACGACAAAGTGCCCAAGGCCGTGGGCGACTGGGAGGTCACCCCGACGCTGGTGAAGAAGGGCGCATCGATAGGTGCCAACGCCACCATAGTCTGCGGTGTGACGATAGGCGAGAACGCCCTGGTGGCCGCGGGAGCTGTCGTCACGAAGAACGTCCCGGCCAATGCCATCGTCGGGGGCGTCCCGGCGAAGAAGATCGGTTCAAGGGGAGCGGACAAGAGGAAGCCCAACAAAGGAAAGGGAAAGAGATGA